A stretch of Campylobacter volucris DNA encodes these proteins:
- the flgB gene encoding flagellar basal body rod protein FlgB — MISPFKSKELIVDALAGRNLRSQMINSNLANVDTPFYKARDIEFETALVNRANEIFKKKDNKELEIATTHEGHQKPWKFPDPNKSTIYLRDGHLARNDANTVDLDVETTEMSKNTMMITALDGVLRRQSNIFSTIIETSSKLG, encoded by the coding sequence ATGATAAGCCCTTTTAAATCAAAAGAACTTATTGTTGATGCACTAGCAGGAAGAAACCTAAGAAGTCAAATGATTAATTCTAACCTTGCAAATGTTGATACTCCTTTTTATAAAGCAAGAGATATTGAATTTGAAACTGCTTTAGTTAATAGAGCAAATGAAATTTTTAAGAAAAAAGATAACAAAGAGCTTGAAATTGCTACTACTCATGAAGGTCATCAAAAGCCTTGGAAATTTCCAGATCCAAATAAATCTACTATTTATTTAAGAGATGGTCATTTAGCAAGAAATGATGCAAATACTGTTGATTTAGATGTTGAAACAACAGAAATGAGTAAAAATACAATGATGATTACAGCTTTAGATGGTGTCTTAAGAAGACAAAGTAATATTTTTTCAACCATCATTGAAACAAGTTCTAAATTAGGCTAG
- the smpB gene encoding SsrA-binding protein SmpB produces MKKIIVKNKKAFHDYEILEKFEAGMVLKGSEVVALRAFRANLKDSFVRIIKGEIFLLNAHISHLNTTHAFYKHEEKGARKLLMHKKQIDKLFGKISTQGFTIVPIELYFNEKNKVKALIALAKGKNLHDKREALKKKQADLEARAAMKNY; encoded by the coding sequence ATGAAAAAAATCATTGTTAAAAACAAAAAAGCTTTTCATGATTATGAAATTTTAGAGAAATTTGAAGCTGGTATGGTTTTAAAAGGCTCGGAAGTAGTAGCCTTAAGAGCCTTTAGAGCAAATTTAAAAGACTCTTTTGTGCGTATAATCAAAGGAGAAATTTTCTTGCTTAATGCTCATATTTCTCACTTAAACACAACGCATGCTTTTTACAAACACGAAGAAAAAGGAGCAAGAAAGCTTTTAATGCATAAAAAGCAAATTGACAAACTTTTTGGGAAAATCAGCACCCAAGGTTTTACCATTGTGCCAATAGAGCTTTATTTTAATGAAAAAAATAAAGTCAAAGCTTTGATAGCTCTTGCAAAAGGAAAAAATTTACATGATAAAAGAGAAGCTTTAAAGAAAAAACAAGCCGATCTTGAAGCAAGAGCTGCAATGAAAAATTATTAA
- the truB gene encoding tRNA pseudouridine(55) synthase TruB, whose product MNKLFVAYKPSGLSSNAFLTKLKKKYKNKKAGFSGTLDPFAKGVLLIAFDQYTKLFRFFNKSPKIYKATLWLGVHSKSLDNQNIEQISLIKAFDLSKLQKIQNELLGKINYTPPAYCAKKINGIRSYELAKKGLQSNLKTTQMEIFHSKILHYNHPFLTMEISVSEGGYIRSYCELFARKLNINATLSSLERLKEGDFFYENEKELNALDYLNLRKNTIKYPQKLHNGQKIFLDDLEIQEEGCYLLEEADFFSIINIKNDQVEYYLNKVLKC is encoded by the coding sequence ATGAATAAACTTTTTGTAGCTTATAAACCAAGTGGATTAAGCTCTAATGCTTTTTTAACCAAACTTAAGAAAAAATACAAAAATAAAAAAGCAGGTTTTTCAGGAACTTTAGATCCTTTTGCAAAAGGTGTTTTATTAATCGCTTTTGATCAATATACAAAATTATTTCGATTTTTTAACAAAAGTCCTAAAATTTACAAAGCCACACTTTGGCTTGGAGTGCATTCTAAAAGCTTGGATAATCAAAATATCGAACAAATTTCACTCATAAAAGCCTTTGATCTTTCAAAATTACAAAAAATACAAAATGAACTTTTAGGCAAAATCAATTACACTCCTCCAGCATATTGTGCAAAAAAAATTAATGGCATAAGATCATATGAGCTAGCAAAAAAAGGGCTTCAAAGCAATCTAAAAACAACTCAAATGGAAATTTTTCACTCAAAAATTTTACATTATAATCATCCTTTTTTAACTATGGAAATTTCAGTCAGTGAAGGTGGGTACATTAGATCTTATTGTGAATTATTTGCAAGAAAATTAAATATTAATGCGACTTTAAGTTCCCTAGAAAGACTCAAAGAAGGAGATTTTTTTTATGAAAATGAAAAAGAACTAAATGCATTAGATTATTTAAATCTTAGAAAAAATACGATAAAATACCCACAAAAATTACACAATGGACAAAAAATCTTTTTAGACGATTTAGAAATTCAAGAAGAAGGTTGCTACCTCTTAGAAGAAGCTGATTTTTTTTCTATTATAAATATTAAAAATGATCAAGTAGAGTATTATTTAAATAAGGTTTTAAAATGTTAA
- a CDS encoding TlpA family protein disulfide reductase — protein MKKIMYLFLVSIFGILISACSSQTTIEDEFAFKEFKTGEEITLQSVNGGEKTLIRTENGFAIKGEENKILMFDFFGTFCTPCQEEAPHLTSLWQKNKENFTIIGLSHFENVSDQAVKDFALNYGAYYFLSNSKENDRIVAQALKDINYQNMEQLPFKVVLKDGKYQDLTDFWNKNTKSYVKYYLGKVSSQTMQEDIDRILNESKK, from the coding sequence ATGAAAAAAATTATGTATTTATTTTTAGTAAGTATTTTTGGTATTTTAATTAGTGCTTGTTCAAGTCAAACTACCATAGAAGATGAATTTGCATTTAAAGAATTTAAAACAGGTGAAGAAATAACTTTACAAAGTGTAAATGGTGGAGAAAAAACCTTAATTAGAACTGAAAATGGTTTTGCTATCAAAGGTGAAGAAAATAAAATTTTAATGTTTGATTTTTTTGGTACTTTTTGCACTCCTTGCCAAGAAGAAGCACCTCATCTTACTAGCCTATGGCAAAAAAATAAAGAAAATTTTACAATCATAGGACTAAGTCATTTTGAAAATGTAAGCGATCAAGCTGTAAAAGATTTTGCGCTTAATTATGGTGCGTATTATTTTTTAAGTAATTCTAAAGAAAATGATAGAATTGTAGCACAAGCTCTAAAAGACATTAACTATCAAAATATGGAACAATTACCATTTAAAGTAGTTTTAAAAGATGGAAAATATCAAGATTTGACAGATTTTTGGAATAAAAATACAAAAAGTTATGTAAAGTATTATCTTGGAAAAGTTTCAAGCCAAACTATGCAAGAAGATATTGATAGGATACTCAATGAGTCTAAAAAATGA
- a CDS encoding 4-(cytidine 5'-diphospho)-2-C-methyl-D-erythritol kinase translates to MRAYAKANIFLKITGFDLRSYHLISSRFILLKHLYDELSFSDEKYKDGFEIIGNFNQDTIIHKAYQELENLGFKNELDEFFKHKSLKLIKNIPIGGGLGGSSTDAVTFLLMINEELNLKLSKQKLEQICHNLGSDLIFFLYGYESANVSGCGEIIKEFEDDLPLLNFAFPSFSCSSAEVYKSFDELKYNLDENLQLAKKFTHLKTTQLLEFDNTTLNDLFAPCVKIYPKMQEFLSQGYFLSGSGSSVFKVL, encoded by the coding sequence ATGAGAGCTTACGCAAAGGCTAATATTTTTTTAAAAATTACTGGATTTGATTTAAGATCATACCATTTAATCTCTTCTCGCTTTATACTTTTAAAGCATTTATATGATGAGTTAAGTTTTAGTGATGAAAAATACAAAGATGGTTTTGAAATTATAGGAAATTTTAATCAAGATACCATCATACACAAAGCTTACCAAGAACTTGAAAATTTAGGATTTAAAAACGAACTTGATGAATTTTTTAAACACAAAAGCTTAAAATTAATCAAAAATATCCCCATAGGTGGTGGCCTTGGAGGTAGTAGCACAGATGCTGTGACATTTTTACTTATGATAAACGAAGAATTAAATTTAAAACTATCCAAGCAAAAATTAGAACAAATTTGTCACAATCTAGGATCAGATTTGATATTTTTTTTATATGGCTATGAAAGCGCAAATGTCAGCGGATGTGGAGAGATTATAAAAGAATTTGAAGATGATTTGCCTTTATTAAATTTTGCTTTTCCATCTTTTTCTTGCTCAAGTGCTGAAGTTTATAAAAGTTTTGATGAGCTAAAATATAATTTAGATGAAAATTTACAATTAGCCAAAAAATTCACTCATTTAAAAACCACTCAATTGTTAGAATTTGACAATACCACACTAAATGATTTGTTTGCTCCTTGTGTAAAAATTTATCCTAAAATGCAAGAATTTCTTTCTCAAGGGTATTTTTTAAGTGGAAGTGGAAGCAGTGTTTTTAAGGTTTTATAG
- a CDS encoding ATP-dependent ClpAP protease, ATP-binding subunit ClpA yields MKYQESIDSFIPNARHLSIINHHEFITCEHLLFALVKLSSDFKNVLEEIGDGELEIFENELKNYLAKNNEVLKKEIEPVFSIILNNILQNLTQKNQTSVLDFLIALSKEEKAYSYHILKKHLIDKNKLKELLQNAEFENIKTHTTELVELAKQGKIDPVIGRKFELERIIQILSRRKKNNPILVGEPGVGKTAVVEGLALAIAQEKVPNHLKNAKIYTLDMASLLSGTKYRGDFEKRLKDIINELEKIPNAILFIDEIHTIVGTGASNESHADMSNLLKPALSNGSIKCIGATTFIEYKNTFDKNKALSRRFAKIDIDEPSEEECFLILQGLKSKYENFHKIKLSDEILQTSIKLAKQFLHDKFLPDSAIDLIDELGASFALIDKKTKKIIKTKDLENTLARMTRSHKIYESDQGVILKNLEKSLKDNIFGQDEAIKALCSVLKQSYAGLKAKNTPRGVFLFTGSSGVGKTELAKQLAQNLNLNLERFDMSEYAQKHDVSKLIGTSAGYVGYEDGGLLSNSVRKNPFSLILFDEIEKAHPDLTNTFLQIFDNASLTDNSGLKADFKNTIIIMTSNLGLKEINELGFLSNNQEKSNKAIKDFFTPEFINRIDKIIHFNDLNDDILEQIVQKELDLISFNLKNISIEADKKVKEFIAAKATSKEFGVRLLKRIIADEIGEKLSDEILFGKLKNGGKVKLKLSKNAKIEFIF; encoded by the coding sequence ATGAAATACCAAGAATCAATCGACTCTTTTATACCTAATGCAAGACATCTTAGCATCATCAATCATCATGAATTTATCACTTGCGAGCATTTGCTTTTTGCTCTTGTTAAGCTTAGTAGTGATTTTAAAAATGTATTAGAAGAAATTGGAGATGGAGAATTAGAAATTTTTGAAAATGAACTAAAAAATTATTTAGCTAAAAACAATGAAGTGTTAAAAAAAGAAATTGAGCCTGTTTTTTCTATCATATTAAATAATATTTTGCAAAATTTAACACAAAAAAATCAAACTAGTGTTTTGGATTTTTTAATCGCCTTAAGTAAAGAAGAAAAAGCTTATTCTTACCATATTTTAAAAAAACACTTAATTGATAAAAATAAATTAAAAGAACTTTTGCAAAATGCTGAATTTGAAAATATAAAAACCCATACAACAGAACTTGTAGAACTAGCTAAACAAGGCAAAATTGATCCTGTAATTGGTAGAAAATTTGAACTTGAAAGAATCATACAAATTCTAAGCAGACGCAAGAAAAATAATCCTATCTTAGTTGGCGAACCTGGCGTTGGAAAAACAGCTGTTGTAGAAGGTCTAGCTTTAGCTATTGCTCAAGAAAAAGTTCCAAATCATTTAAAAAATGCAAAAATTTACACTTTAGATATGGCTAGTTTGCTTTCTGGCACTAAATACAGAGGCGATTTTGAAAAAAGATTAAAAGATATTATCAATGAACTTGAAAAAATTCCAAACGCTATTTTATTTATAGATGAAATTCATACTATAGTTGGCACAGGAGCTAGCAACGAAAGTCATGCTGATATGTCTAATTTATTAAAACCTGCTTTAAGTAATGGCTCTATTAAATGCATCGGAGCTACTACTTTTATAGAATATAAAAATACTTTTGATAAAAACAAAGCGCTAAGTAGAAGATTTGCTAAAATTGACATAGATGAACCAAGCGAAGAAGAATGCTTTTTAATATTACAAGGTTTAAAAAGCAAATATGAAAATTTTCATAAAATCAAGCTTAGTGATGAAATTTTACAAACTAGCATTAAACTAGCCAAACAATTTTTGCATGATAAATTTTTACCCGATAGTGCCATTGATTTAATAGATGAGCTTGGAGCTAGTTTTGCTTTGATTGATAAAAAAACAAAAAAAATTATTAAAACTAAAGATTTAGAAAATACTCTAGCTAGAATGACTCGCTCGCATAAAATTTATGAAAGCGATCAAGGAGTAATTTTAAAAAATTTAGAAAAAAGTCTAAAAGATAATATCTTTGGTCAAGATGAAGCTATTAAAGCTTTATGTTCAGTTTTAAAGCAAAGTTATGCAGGATTAAAAGCTAAAAATACTCCTAGAGGCGTGTTTTTATTTACAGGCTCTAGCGGAGTTGGTAAAACTGAACTTGCTAAGCAATTAGCACAAAATCTAAATTTAAATCTTGAAAGATTTGACATGAGTGAATACGCTCAAAAACATGATGTTAGCAAACTCATAGGGACATCTGCTGGTTATGTAGGATATGAAGATGGGGGTTTGTTAAGCAATAGTGTAAGAAAAAATCCTTTTAGCCTAATTCTTTTTGATGAAATTGAAAAAGCTCATCCTGACTTAACCAATACTTTTTTGCAAATTTTTGACAATGCAAGTTTAACTGATAATAGCGGTTTAAAAGCTGATTTTAAAAATACCATTATTATCATGACTTCTAATTTAGGCTTAAAAGAAATAAACGAATTGGGATTTTTAAGCAATAATCAAGAAAAAAGTAATAAAGCTATTAAAGATTTTTTTACACCTGAATTTATCAATCGCATCGATAAAATCATACATTTTAACGACCTAAATGATGATATTTTAGAACAAATCGTGCAAAAAGAACTTGATTTAATATCATTCAATTTAAAAAATATTAGCATAGAAGCAGATAAAAAAGTGAAAGAATTTATCGCTGCTAAAGCCACTTCAAAAGAATTTGGAGTGAGATTGTTAAAACGCATTATTGCAGATGAAATTGGTGAGAAATTAAGTGATGAGATTTTATTTGGTAAATTAAAAAATGGTGGAAAAGTTAAACTAAAACTTTCTAAAAATGCAAAAATCGAATTTATATTCTAA
- the aat gene encoding leucyl/phenylalanyl-tRNA--protein transferase gives MQKSNLYSKLLKSPDDAPVFISDKLEVDFIPFAYSLGLFPWTSNPVTWWCPSPRMILLPDQIHIQKSIKKALKNYKIKLDQNFCDLIKLCALRKKTWISKEFITIYTQLFEKNIAHSVEVYENDELIGGLYGLIIGKVFFGESMISLKKDASKTALIKLCEILKPYDFIIDCQVPNEHLKFMGAKEIYKKDFLKILEQKVTFESGFENFKNLL, from the coding sequence ATGCAAAAATCGAATTTATATTCTAAGCTTTTAAAAAGCCCTGATGATGCACCAGTTTTTATAAGTGATAAACTAGAGGTAGATTTTATACCTTTTGCTTATAGCTTAGGGCTTTTTCCTTGGACAAGTAATCCAGTAACATGGTGGTGTCCATCTCCTAGAATGATACTTTTGCCAGATCAAATTCACATTCAAAAAAGCATCAAAAAAGCTTTAAAAAACTATAAAATCAAACTAGATCAAAATTTTTGTGATTTGATAAAACTTTGTGCTTTGAGAAAAAAAACATGGATATCAAAAGAATTTATTACAATTTATACTCAACTTTTTGAAAAAAATATCGCTCATAGCGTAGAAGTTTATGAAAACGATGAGCTTATAGGCGGATTATACGGGCTTATCATAGGAAAAGTATTTTTTGGAGAAAGTATGATAAGCCTTAAAAAAGATGCTTCTAAAACTGCTTTAATTAAGCTTTGTGAAATTTTAAAACCTTATGATTTTATAATCGATTGTCAAGTTCCTAATGAGCACTTAAAATTTATGGGCGCAAAAGAAATTTACAAAAAAGATTTTTTGAAAATTTTAGAGCAAAAAGTTACCTTTGAAAGTGGTTTTGAAAATTTCAAAAATTTACTATAA
- a CDS encoding UvrD/REP family helicase, whose product MNLLEGLNQSQKEAVLHIDGAMLILAGAGSGKTKTITTRLAYLIDQVGIPAHHTLTLTFTNKAANVMKNRALALIKNENLQTPLLCTFHKFGLLFLRLYSERISRANNFVIIDSDDKKKILKDLTNENLKNSLATIGAYISNFKNQSKSAQEIQKELEFLKDEKSKNYEEIIRTYEQYENFLIQNNFMDFDDLLMLTNKILEDEEFAKEQSKKYAYITVDEYQDTNALQYQILKKLCSSHENICVVGDDDQSIYGWRGAKIENILNFQEQFCNVKLIKLEQNYRSTNAILQAANELIEHNRKRLGKTLICTKDKGEEIEILQNDDEKIESFKIAKEVFKLLKSNINPSQIAILYRVNALSRALEEAFSKEKIPFKLLSGIRFYERAEIKDIISYLRLLSNFNDDYSFKRIINRPKRNFGNATLQKLQDYALNNNLSLFEALCALVGNGFFTKKTDNEVEKFILSMHKLKEKENLLEIITSLENEFKFKEFYKDNPEGEDKLLNIDEFYANLKDKISHGNYSKLDDILNEISLLNEQDGLDQESICIMSIHASKGLEFDYVFIVGLEEGFFPLTSESSNIEEERRLAYVAITRAKKKLYLSYANSRFYKGSRTKLDKSRFLGESNVIKKELTLDNNQKSYKKGDLIKHKIFGIGRITSVSKFKNEEKLTINFGGIERMIMSSFVEKII is encoded by the coding sequence ATGAATTTATTAGAAGGCTTAAACCAAAGTCAAAAGGAAGCTGTATTGCACATAGATGGTGCCATGCTAATACTTGCAGGCGCTGGAAGTGGTAAAACAAAAACAATTACAACTAGACTTGCTTATTTGATTGATCAAGTAGGAATTCCAGCCCATCACACTCTCACACTCACTTTTACAAATAAAGCTGCTAATGTAATGAAAAATAGAGCTTTAGCTTTAATTAAAAATGAAAATTTACAAACTCCCTTACTTTGTACTTTTCATAAATTTGGACTTTTGTTTTTAAGATTGTATAGCGAAAGAATTTCAAGAGCTAATAATTTTGTAATCATAGATAGTGATGATAAGAAAAAAATTTTAAAAGATTTAACTAATGAAAATTTAAAAAACTCATTAGCTACCATAGGAGCTTATATATCTAATTTTAAAAATCAAAGCAAAAGTGCCCAAGAAATTCAAAAAGAGCTTGAATTTTTAAAAGATGAAAAAAGTAAAAATTATGAAGAAATCATCCGCACTTATGAGCAATATGAAAATTTTTTAATACAAAATAATTTTATGGATTTTGATGATTTGTTAATGCTCACAAATAAAATTTTAGAAGATGAAGAATTTGCTAAAGAACAAAGTAAAAAATATGCTTATATAACCGTGGATGAATACCAAGATACCAATGCTTTACAATATCAAATTTTAAAAAAATTATGTTCAAGTCATGAAAATATCTGTGTGGTTGGAGATGATGATCAAAGTATTTATGGATGGCGCGGGGCTAAAATAGAAAATATCTTAAATTTCCAAGAACAATTTTGCAATGTAAAACTTATCAAATTAGAACAAAATTATCGCTCTACTAATGCCATTTTACAAGCTGCAAACGAACTTATAGAACATAATAGAAAAAGATTAGGTAAAACACTAATTTGCACAAAAGACAAAGGTGAAGAGATAGAAATCTTACAAAATGATGATGAAAAAATAGAAAGTTTTAAAATAGCAAAAGAAGTTTTTAAACTTTTAAAATCTAATATCAACCCAAGCCAAATCGCTATACTTTATAGAGTTAATGCCCTTTCTCGTGCTCTAGAAGAAGCTTTTAGTAAAGAAAAAATTCCTTTTAAATTGCTAAGTGGGATTAGATTTTATGAAAGAGCAGAAATTAAAGATATCATTTCTTATTTAAGATTATTATCTAATTTTAATGATGATTATTCTTTTAAACGCATCATTAATAGGCCTAAAAGAAATTTTGGTAATGCAACTTTGCAAAAATTGCAAGATTACGCTTTGAATAATAATTTATCATTATTTGAAGCGCTTTGTGCTTTAGTTGGTAATGGATTTTTTACTAAAAAAACAGACAATGAAGTAGAAAAATTCATACTAAGTATGCACAAACTCAAAGAAAAAGAAAATTTATTAGAAATCATCACTTCTTTAGAAAATGAATTTAAATTTAAAGAATTTTATAAAGATAATCCCGAAGGAGAAGACAAGCTTCTAAACATAGATGAATTTTATGCAAATTTAAAAGATAAAATTTCTCATGGAAATTATTCCAAATTAGATGATATTTTAAATGAGATTTCATTATTAAACGAACAAGATGGCTTAGATCAAGAAAGTATTTGCATTATGAGTATCCATGCTAGCAAAGGACTTGAATTTGATTATGTGTTTATAGTAGGTTTAGAAGAAGGTTTTTTTCCGCTTACTAGCGAATCAAGCAATATAGAAGAAGAAAGAAGACTTGCTTATGTGGCCATTACAAGGGCGAAAAAGAAGTTGTATTTAAGCTATGCAAATTCAAGATTTTATAAAGGCAGTAGAACAAAACTAGATAAAAGCAGATTTTTAGGTGAAAGCAATGTAATCAAAAAAGAATTAACTCTTGATAATAATCAAAAATCTTACAAAAAAGGTGATTTAATAAAGCATAAAATTTTTGGCATAGGAAGAATTACGAGTGTGAGCAAATTTAAAAATGAAGAAAAATTAACTATAAATTTTGGCGGGATTGAAAGAATGATAATGTCAAGTTTTGTGGAAAAAATCATATGA
- the csrA gene encoding carbon storage regulator CsrA codes for MLILSRKENESIQIGDDIEIKIVQTGKGYAKIGIEAPKTLMILRKELIEQVKSENLHSISDENIKLDDLSKKLKK; via the coding sequence ATGTTAATTTTATCAAGAAAAGAAAACGAAAGCATACAAATTGGCGATGATATAGAAATAAAAATAGTCCAAACAGGAAAAGGCTATGCTAAAATAGGCATTGAAGCTCCAAAAACTTTAATGATTTTAAGAAAAGAATTAATCGAACAAGTTAAAAGTGAAAATTTACACTCTATTAGTGATGAAAATATCAAACTTGATGATCTAAGCAAAAAGCTTAAAAAATGA
- a CDS encoding M3 family oligoendopeptidase: MQNWDLNVLFKNEQELNLYLNQANKEAQIFRQAYENKLSTLNNENFLASLQEYENLILKISHILTFAYLNFAQDTTKGSFYAKYENLCKKIEENLLFFELEFCQLDEEINQKFIEFCKDYAFYLNNLIKHKKHNLSQKEERIILRLSNTGASAFSRLFDETFSALKFKFEGKKLSEEEILSKLYDADKSIRKKAAKSFSKVLKKQNKLLVYIFNMIKTELASICELRSYENPETPRHIKNQISKKSVDALIMTAENSFDLVAKFYNAKKKILGYAKLKDYDRYAPIGKDMSVEFDKAKDIILKAFNGFSPVFYNIANKAFNEGWIDVYPKEFKQSGAFSHSSTPLSHPYILLNYTNQRRDLFTLAHELGHSIHQQLSYKVSFLNQDTPLTTAETASVFAEMLIFDYIKDNLNKEELLSLYAAKIEDIFATLYRQINFTTFERRFHATQGELSAEELSKIWIEESQKMFKDSIELSKNYALWYSYIPHFIHSPFYCYAYAYAQLLVLALYGLYKSKKCENFVELYIEFLSSGGSKSPKELVSMFGFDIESDEFWNIGLEQVKILVDEFLRLSDDR; encoded by the coding sequence ATGCAAAATTGGGATTTAAATGTTTTATTTAAAAACGAACAAGAATTAAATTTATATCTAAATCAAGCAAACAAAGAAGCACAAATTTTTAGACAAGCTTACGAAAATAAACTTTCTACCTTAAATAATGAAAATTTTTTAGCAAGTTTGCAAGAATATGAAAATTTAATTTTAAAAATTTCTCATATTTTAACTTTTGCTTATTTAAATTTTGCCCAAGATACCACCAAAGGTTCATTTTATGCTAAATATGAAAATTTATGCAAAAAAATAGAAGAAAATCTGCTTTTTTTTGAATTAGAATTTTGCCAATTAGACGAAGAAATAAATCAAAAATTTATAGAATTTTGCAAAGATTATGCTTTTTATCTAAACAATCTTATCAAGCATAAAAAACACAATCTTTCTCAAAAAGAAGAAAGAATTATATTGCGTTTATCAAACACTGGAGCTAGTGCTTTTTCAAGATTATTTGATGAAACCTTTAGTGCGTTAAAATTTAAATTTGAAGGCAAAAAACTTAGCGAAGAAGAAATTTTAAGTAAGCTTTATGATGCTGATAAAAGCATTAGAAAAAAAGCTGCAAAAAGTTTTAGCAAAGTCTTAAAAAAACAAAACAAACTTTTAGTTTATATATTTAATATGATCAAAACTGAGCTTGCAAGTATTTGCGAATTAAGATCTTATGAAAACCCTGAAACTCCAAGACACATTAAAAACCAAATTTCAAAAAAAAGCGTTGATGCTCTTATTATGACGGCTGAAAATTCTTTTGATTTGGTTGCTAAATTTTATAATGCTAAGAAAAAAATTCTTGGCTATGCAAAGTTAAAAGATTATGATAGATACGCTCCAATAGGCAAAGACATGAGCGTAGAATTTGATAAAGCAAAAGATATAATATTAAAAGCTTTCAATGGATTTTCTCCGGTATTTTATAATATTGCCAATAAAGCTTTTAACGAAGGATGGATTGATGTTTATCCAAAAGAATTTAAACAAAGTGGAGCTTTTTCTCACTCAAGCACCCCACTAAGCCATCCTTATATATTGCTAAATTACACCAATCAAAGACGCGATCTTTTTACCTTAGCTCATGAGCTTGGACACAGCATTCATCAACAACTTTCTTATAAAGTTAGTTTTTTAAATCAAGATACACCACTAACCACAGCTGAAACTGCGTCTGTATTTGCTGAAATGCTAATTTTTGATTACATAAAAGACAATTTAAACAAAGAAGAGCTTTTGTCTTTATACGCAGCAAAGATTGAAGATATTTTTGCTACCTTATATAGACAGATTAATTTTACTACCTTTGAAAGAAGATTTCATGCTACCCAAGGGGAGCTAAGCGCAGAAGAATTAAGTAAAATTTGGATAGAAGAATCTCAAAAAATGTTTAAAGATAGCATTGAGTTAAGCAAAAATTATGCTTTGTGGTATTCTTATATACCTCATTTTATCCATTCTCCATTTTACTGCTATGCTTATGCTTATGCTCAGCTTTTAGTACTTGCTTTGTATGGTTTATATAAAAGTAAAAAATGTGAAAATTTTGTTGAACTTTACATCGAATTTTTAAGTAGTGGTGGTAGTAAAAGTCCAAAAGAATTAGTGTCTATGTTTGGTTTTGATATAGAAAGTGATGAATTTTGGAATATAGGCTTAGAACAAGTTAAAATTTTAGTGGATGAATTCTTAAGGTTAAGCGATGATAGATAA
- a CDS encoding ATP-dependent Clp protease adaptor ClpS, whose translation MSLKNEILEQQKLAQPKLFKVLLLNDDITTMEFVVDVLINIFHHDFEKASAIMLEIHHQGSGVCGIYTEEIALSKKQQVDIAAKNNNFPLQTRIEEQ comes from the coding sequence ATGAGTCTAAAAAATGAAATTTTAGAACAGCAAAAATTAGCCCAACCAAAGCTATTTAAGGTTTTATTATTAAATGATGATATTACAACTATGGAATTTGTTGTGGATGTTTTGATTAATATTTTTCATCATGATTTTGAAAAAGCAAGTGCAATCATGCTAGAAATTCATCACCAAGGAAGTGGAGTTTGTGGAATTTACACAGAAGAAATTGCACTTAGCAAAAAACAACAAGTTGATATAGCAGCAAAAAATAACAATTTTCCACTCCAAACAAGGATAGAGGAACAATGA